A genomic region of Capnocytophaga canimorsus contains the following coding sequences:
- the porL gene encoding type IX secretion system motor protein PorL/GldL: MAQSNKTTKKIFQMAYGIGASIVILGALFKILHWEIDFGGFKLGGGFLLAFGLITEAIIFFISAFEPVEEGYDWSLVYPELVGGEARQNQLVGRGVVSQISEEDKAIKESLSEKLDNLLAEAQIDANLMHSLSASIQNFAGAAKEIAPVTDAMVSTHKYGEELSMAAAHLESLNSLYKLQLERTENQVSAQAGVVDNLNSLNEQMMSFKDNLKSLNSVYGGMLSAMGK, translated from the coding sequence ATGGCACAATCAAACAAAACAACAAAGAAAATTTTTCAAATGGCTTATGGTATAGGAGCCTCTATCGTTATCTTAGGAGCACTTTTCAAAATCCTGCATTGGGAGATTGATTTTGGTGGCTTTAAACTTGGTGGAGGATTCTTATTAGCCTTCGGTCTGATTACTGAAGCAATTATCTTCTTTATTTCGGCTTTTGAACCTGTAGAGGAGGGGTACGACTGGTCATTGGTATATCCTGAATTAGTTGGAGGAGAAGCTCGTCAAAATCAATTGGTAGGTAGAGGTGTTGTTTCTCAAATTTCTGAGGAAGACAAGGCTATAAAAGAGTCGTTGTCAGAGAAATTAGATAATTTGCTTGCAGAGGCTCAAATAGATGCTAACTTAATGCATAGTTTGAGTGCTTCTATCCAGAATTTTGCTGGAGCTGCAAAAGAAATCGCTCCTGTTACTGATGCGATGGTTTCAACCCATAAATATGGTGAAGAACTATCTATGGCAGCTGCTCACTTGGAGTCGTTGAATAGTTTGTACAAATTGCAATTAGAAAGAACTGAAAACCAAGTGTCTGCTCAAGCAGGGGTTGTTGATAACTTGAACTCACTTAATGAGCAAATGATGTCTTTTAAAGATAATTTGAAGTCGTTGAATTCGGTTTATGGCGGAATGTTATCTGCGATGGGTAAATAA
- the porM gene encoding type IX secretion system motor protein PorM/GldM, which yields MAGGNSPRQKMINLMYLVFISMLALNMGKEVLSAFGLMNEKLEASNEKANNANINAIQALEQNNAENPDQFAEAFQKSKKVKELSDSFYNYIEGIKGEIMNQVGEDKKDYQVMDKSDYLDQKFFVGDNYKPEGEEFVRQINDYKAQLVELLGGKEGTYGELVGKIDGNFNTNDVVDREGVTRKWLNYNFEGFPYIASVAKLSMMQSDIRATEQEVYAEMLKGQLKSQISMTNYTTLLEQSKGAYYQGESFDGAIVLGRKDASTRPNEVELMLDGRKLSASEFQIEDGKVKLKVGAGNAGEHKITGNLYFDQDGKRIAVPVSQVFSTIPKPNAAVISADKMNVVYRGVNNPMTISMPGVPDNKMSASAPGLSKKSGSSYTMKPGQGREVTINVSGEIDGQRFSSSKTFRIKDIPRAVATIAGEAGSVKLPKANLAVATVNATFEDFDFDIKPVVKQFRIFIPGQPSIVVHGNKLNDQAKSALNRAKRGDIVQILDISASAPGFEGYMKKLAPISIEITN from the coding sequence ATGGCAGGAGGAAATAGCCCAAGGCAGAAAATGATTAACCTGATGTATTTGGTTTTCATCTCTATGCTCGCCTTGAATATGGGGAAAGAAGTGCTTAGTGCATTTGGTTTGATGAATGAAAAATTGGAAGCGTCTAACGAGAAAGCAAATAATGCTAATATTAATGCAATTCAGGCGTTGGAGCAAAACAATGCTGAAAATCCTGATCAGTTTGCTGAAGCTTTCCAAAAATCGAAAAAAGTCAAAGAACTTTCTGATAGTTTCTACAATTATATTGAAGGAATTAAAGGAGAAATAATGAACCAAGTTGGTGAAGATAAAAAAGACTATCAGGTAATGGATAAATCGGATTATCTTGACCAAAAATTCTTTGTCGGAGATAATTACAAACCTGAAGGAGAGGAATTTGTTCGTCAAATAAACGACTACAAAGCTCAATTAGTAGAATTACTAGGCGGAAAAGAAGGTACTTACGGCGAATTGGTAGGTAAAATTGATGGTAATTTTAATACTAACGATGTAGTAGATAGAGAAGGAGTAACCCGTAAGTGGCTTAATTACAACTTTGAAGGTTTTCCTTATATTGCTTCTGTAGCTAAATTGTCAATGATGCAGTCCGATATCCGTGCTACTGAGCAAGAGGTTTATGCCGAAATGCTAAAAGGACAGTTGAAGTCTCAAATTTCGATGACAAATTATACCACACTTCTTGAGCAATCGAAAGGGGCTTACTACCAAGGGGAATCTTTTGACGGAGCCATTGTATTAGGTCGTAAAGATGCCTCTACACGTCCTAACGAAGTGGAATTGATGCTTGATGGTAGAAAATTATCAGCTTCTGAGTTTCAAATAGAAGATGGTAAGGTAAAACTTAAAGTGGGCGCAGGAAATGCTGGAGAACATAAAATTACGGGTAATTTATACTTTGACCAAGATGGAAAACGTATAGCAGTGCCTGTAAGTCAAGTATTTTCAACAATTCCTAAACCTAACGCTGCGGTAATTTCTGCTGATAAGATGAATGTGGTTTATCGTGGAGTTAATAACCCAATGACCATTTCAATGCCAGGGGTGCCTGATAATAAAATGTCAGCTTCTGCTCCAGGACTTAGCAAAAAATCAGGAAGCAGCTATACAATGAAACCTGGTCAAGGGCGTGAGGTTACTATTAACGTATCAGGAGAGATTGATGGTCAGCGTTTCTCATCATCAAAAACATTCCGTATAAAGGATATTCCTCGTGCTGTGGCAACCATAGCGGGTGAGGCTGGTTCGGTAAAATTACCTAAAGCTAACCTTGCTGTAGCTACTGTAAATGCTACTTTTGAAGATTTTGATTTCGACATTAAGCCTGTGGTTAAACAATTCCGAATTTTTATACCAGGACAGCCTAGTATTGTGGTTCACGGTAATAAACTCAATGATCAGGCAAAATCAGCTTTAAATAGAGCTAAGCGTGGAGATATAGTACAAATATTAGATATTTCAGCGTCAGCACCTGGTTTTGAAGGATATATGAAGAAATTGGCTCCGATATCTATTGAAATAACAAACTAA
- the porN gene encoding type IX secretion system ring subunit PorN/GldN, producing MFNWKNIGICVALFAFSGISTAQVNLLNAKLPSEIQEKSQAKIDADNDRPLPYGYVDERDVLWQTEVWEVIDLNERVNFPLLYPIHPEDMSDYRKSLYNVLIENIKSGKITEVYADSYFTKKKTYDEIKHSLMSVDTLDAGYELLNAGEQITEEYITKREISPEDILQYRIRGLWYFDKRQGELKYRLLGIAPVATDVSMLGDLDMAQGEEVSNAQVELFWVWYPSVRDILHEAKTFNRKNSARPLSFDHLLNSRMFSSVIYKEDNVQGDRPIKDYIHDNSLFQLLESDRIREKIRDREQDMWAN from the coding sequence ATGTTTAATTGGAAAAATATAGGAATTTGCGTTGCTCTTTTTGCTTTTTCTGGAATTTCAACAGCTCAGGTGAACTTGTTGAATGCAAAGCTACCTTCTGAAATACAAGAGAAAAGCCAAGCAAAAATAGATGCCGATAACGACCGACCCCTCCCTTATGGTTATGTTGATGAAAGGGATGTTCTTTGGCAAACAGAAGTTTGGGAAGTTATTGATTTGAATGAGAGAGTTAACTTTCCTCTATTGTATCCAATTCATCCTGAGGATATGAGCGATTACCGAAAGTCGCTTTACAATGTGCTTATTGAAAACATCAAATCTGGCAAAATCACTGAGGTTTACGCTGATTCGTATTTTACTAAAAAGAAAACGTATGATGAAATCAAGCATAGTTTGATGAGCGTCGATACGTTAGATGCAGGATATGAATTACTCAATGCAGGAGAGCAAATTACCGAAGAGTATATTACTAAGCGTGAAATTTCTCCTGAAGATATTTTGCAATATCGTATCAGAGGACTTTGGTATTTTGATAAGCGTCAAGGTGAGTTGAAATATCGTTTATTGGGAATTGCCCCTGTAGCTACTGATGTTTCTATGTTAGGAGATTTGGATATGGCACAAGGCGAGGAGGTTTCAAATGCTCAAGTAGAGCTCTTTTGGGTTTGGTATCCGTCAGTGAGAGACATTTTACACGAAGCAAAGACGTTTAATCGCAAGAATTCAGCTCGTCCGCTTTCGTTTGACCATCTTTTAAATTCGCGTATGTTTTCATCTGTAATTTATAAGGAAGATAACGTTCAAGGGGATCGTCCGATTAAGGACTATATACACGATAACTCACTATTTCAGTTGTTAGAATCAGACAGAATTCGAGAAAAGATTCGTGATAGAGAGCAAGATATGTGGGCGAATTAA
- a CDS encoding NAD(P)/FAD-dependent oxidoreductase: MYDFIIVGSGLAGVSFAEELRKRNKTFYVITDNSQKSSMIAGGIFNPMILKRFTLAWKAHQQIALMDAFYSQLSDFLGHKIIEFMPILRKFASVEEQNNWFLAAEKPEISTFLATDIIAQYNLAVPAPFGFGKVRQTGRLQIREMIDFLQEIWRNQGILLEETFHYQLLKIEDEEVSYQGIKAQNIVFCEGFGVVKNPFFGNVPMKPCKGELLTFKAENLKINEIVKSDGFIFPIGDDFYKIGATYQWEDLSENPTEKAKEELIQKLEKLINCSYEIINQEAAIRPTVADRRPLIGKHPKYNNLYILNGLGTRGVMIAPYVAKLLADSIYKGVAIEKEVDVNRYKFA, translated from the coding sequence ATGTACGACTTTATCATTGTAGGTTCAGGTTTGGCAGGGGTTTCTTTTGCTGAAGAATTACGAAAGAGAAATAAAACCTTTTATGTAATAACAGATAATTCTCAGAAATCAAGTATGATAGCTGGAGGCATATTCAATCCGATGATACTCAAAAGATTTACTTTGGCTTGGAAAGCACATCAGCAAATTGCTTTAATGGATGCTTTTTATAGTCAACTTTCCGATTTTTTGGGACATAAAATAATAGAATTTATGCCCATACTGCGTAAGTTTGCTTCTGTGGAAGAACAAAATAATTGGTTTTTAGCTGCAGAAAAACCAGAGATTTCTACTTTTCTTGCTACTGATATTATTGCTCAGTATAATTTGGCAGTTCCAGCACCTTTTGGTTTTGGAAAAGTACGTCAAACAGGGCGTCTTCAAATACGTGAAATGATAGATTTCCTTCAAGAAATATGGCGTAATCAAGGTATTCTTTTGGAGGAAACGTTTCATTATCAACTATTAAAAATTGAAGATGAAGAAGTTTCTTATCAAGGGATTAAAGCTCAAAATATTGTATTTTGTGAAGGATTTGGAGTGGTTAAAAATCCTTTTTTTGGTAATGTCCCGATGAAGCCTTGTAAAGGAGAGTTACTTACTTTTAAAGCTGAAAATCTGAAAATCAATGAAATTGTAAAATCTGACGGATTTATTTTTCCTATAGGAGATGATTTTTATAAGATTGGAGCGACTTACCAGTGGGAAGATCTATCCGAAAATCCTACCGAAAAAGCAAAAGAAGAACTGATACAAAAATTAGAAAAACTTATCAATTGTTCTTATGAAATTATAAATCAAGAGGCTGCGATACGCCCAACGGTTGCAGACCGTCGTCCTTTGATTGGAAAGCATCCAAAGTATAATAACTTATACATTTTAAACGGATTAGGTACTCGTGGTGTTATGATAGCCCCTTATGTAGCTAAACTTTTAGCTGATTCCATATACAAAGGTGTAGCCATTGAAAAAGAAGTAGATGTGAATCGTTATAAATTTGCTTAA